The Ziziphus jujuba cultivar Dongzao chromosome 7, ASM3175591v1 genome includes a region encoding these proteins:
- the LOC107406067 gene encoding F-box protein At2g26160, translated as MERRVGWSELPTEILSMIGNCLDSPLDVVRLRSVCNSWRSSFPLFNQSAPPSPLKFPSPFADVDAFLSESTIYRLEPVDDEIDNPNNPNPSASSSSTRRRPSRSLPSKACLVRVEDTKASKFQLFSCGLDDGAPVPNDLSLLKFRMVKLGKSNGLSLNNGSFCLPGVNKVIRNPNSSSLYSEDCSIFVIFDGGKLGFAMNGDRKLTPIGDRDTDYNDIVVYRGKPCVVDNLGTVSWIDDMSLELTPLLLPHQLDLDSGGWKHLVESGGELYVVHRYCEKIRMRYSSVDEIDTRGRRFFRRNGKLFDGGNTVGFRVYKLDLKWHRWVEVMTLGDKAFVLYDDICFSVSASEFDGCKGNCIYFKDEINCNLFSFYRTGCNFFNLEDRSIHPYRWSKPLCFSSLHLNTRIWLLDCFNYLAT; from the coding sequence ATGGAGAGGAGAGTTGGGTGGAGTGAGCTTCCGACGGAGATATTATCAATGATCGGAAACTGCCTCGATTCACCGTTGGACGTTGTCCGACTCCGAAGCGTCTGTAATTCATGGCGTTCATCTTTCCCTCTGTTTAATCAGAGTGCTCCTCCTTCACCGCTCAAATTTCCTAGCCCATTCGCTGACGTTGACGCTTTTCTCTCAGAGAGCACGATCTATCGTCTTGAACCAGTCGATGATGAGATCGACAACCCAAACAACCCGAAcccttctgcttcttcttcttcaacgaGGAGGAGACCTTCTCGGTCTCTTCCTTCAAAGGCTTGTTTGGTTAGGGTCGAAGACACTAAAGCTAGCAAATTTCAGCTCTTCTCCTGCGGCCTCGATGATGGGGCTCCAGTTCCAAACGACTTAAGCCTGTTGAAGTTCCGGATGGTGAAGTTAGGCAAATCCAACGGACTCAGCCTTAACAATGGCAGTTTCTGTTTGCCTGGTGTCAATAAAGTAATTAGGAACCCCAATTCATCATCTCTTTATTCCGAAGACTGTTCGATCTTCGTGATTTTTGACGGAGGCAAATTGGGTTTCGCCATGAATGGTGATCGGAAACTAACCCCGATAGGTGATCGGGACACCGATTACAACGACATCGTTGTTTACAGAGGGAAACCGTGTGTTGTGGACAACTTGGGAACTGTTTCATGGATAGACGACATGTCGTTGGAGCTGACCCCATTATTATTACCCCATCAGTTGGACTTGGATTCGGGTGGTTGGAAGCATTTGGTGGAGTCAGGAGGAGAGCTTTATGTGGTTCATAGATACTGTGAGAAGATTCGTATGCGATACAGCAGTGTTGATGAAATTGATACTCGTGGTCGTCGCTTTTTTCGAAGAAATGGAAAACTATTTGATGGGGGCAACACAGTTGGTTTCAGGGTGTATAAGTTGGATCTAAAGTGGCACAGATGGGTGGAGGTGATGACTTTGGGTGATAAAGCTTTTGTATTGTACGATGATATATGTTTCTCAGTTTCTGCTTCTGAGTTTGATGGGTGCAAAGGGAACTGCATATATTTCAAGGATGAGATTAACTGTaatttattctcattttataGGACTGGTTGTAATTTCTTCAACTTAGAAGATCGTAGTATTCACCCATATCGTTGGTCCAAGCCTCTTTGCTTCTCAAGTCTGCATCTTAACACTAGGATTTGGTTATTGGACTGCTTTAATTATCTAGCTACCTAA